In a single window of the Drosophila miranda strain MSH22 chromosome XL, D.miranda_PacBio2.1, whole genome shotgun sequence genome:
- the LOC108165405 gene encoding uncharacterized protein LOC108165405, giving the protein MKSFVLCSLIALLLIDVAVVQVRADCDETKGPDESDFKHFFKSLSCKVKQGAEDVAEVAKPYTDKIGEGAKDFGSSVAQKYDELKHRLSDDTSSPKPPSAVPFDAPTEKVPLAPIAPSHPPAL; this is encoded by the coding sequence ATGAAATCGTTTGTGTTGTGCTCCCTGATCGCCCTCTTGCTGATCGATGTGGCGGTGGTCCAGGTGCGGGCCGACTGCGACGAGACCAAGGGCCCGGACGAAAGCGACTTCAAGCACTTCTTCAAGAGCCTCAGCTGCAAGGTGAAGCAAGGAGCCGAGGATGTGGCCGAGGTGGCCAAGCCATACACTGACAAGATCGGCGAGGGCGCCAAGGACTTTGGCAGCTCCGTGGCCCAAAAGTACGACGAGCTGAAGCACCGTCTCAGCGACGACACCTCCTCCCCGAAGCCCCCGTCGGCGGTGCCCTTCGATGCGCCCACCGAGAAGGTTCCCCTGGCACCCATTGCCCCATCTCATCCGCCAGCTCTGTAG
- the LOC108151018 gene encoding uncharacterized protein LOC108151018, translated as MTNPQMNLSAAIVGCLCLCLCLGQLQAAAILCGSEAKSLEDSDSYSDSGTTPKPPSEVTKFVHSVQCTLEKAKPWIENIEKEAKLLEEKARDVTRSLLQRITLFVNVLTLPKPPKDNTQMDKDQDTEKDGSSTIRSTTEGVTSPSTGQTEEATTTPAPPTPANIEWLGDDANEVDNEVLHGMKQ; from the coding sequence ATGACTAATCCCCAGATGAACCTCAGCGCTGCCATTGTCGGCTGCCTGTGTTTGTGCCTGTGCCTCGGCCAGCTGCAGGCAGCGGCCATTCTCTGTGGGTCGGAGGCCAAGTCTCTGGAGGATTCGGATTCGTATTCGGATTCGGGAACGACCCCAAAGCCCCCCAGCGAGGTCACAAAGTTCGTGCACAGCGTTCAGTGCACCTTGGAGAAGGCCAAGCCCTGGATCGAGAACATCGAGAAGGAGGCCAAGCTGCTGGAGGAGAAGGCCAGGGATGTGACACGCTCGCTCCTCCAAAGGATCACGCTCTTTGTCAATGTCCTCACGCTGCCCAAGCCGCCCAAGGATAACACCCAGATGGACAAAGACCAGGACACCGAGAAGGACGGCAGCTCCACAATCAGATCCACCACTGAGGGAGTCACTTCCCCGAGCACTGGGCAAACCGAGGAAGCCACCACGACACCAGCTCCTCCCACACCCGCAAATATCGAGTGGCTGGGAGACGATGCCAACGAGGTCGACAACGAGGTTCTTCACGGTATGAAGCAGTAG
- the LOC108151237 gene encoding uncharacterized protein LOC108151237, whose translation MNHLQGSLLLVLLLLGATAPTPTRAGLFDCEDKVPGLSDLNEKISEISGGSGSSEHEVRDFFKNFGCHIKEGAKKLGAKAKDLGTELKEGAQKLGEKAKVLGSDIKERFDGFREKLSKDSVEEMSKDRGFLANVEVINPDILKGEQQCGHGHILDALGNCSKLRK comes from the coding sequence ATGAATCACCTGCAAGGatccctgctgctggtgttgctcCTTTTGGGAGCTACCGCCCCGACTCCGACCCGGGCGGGGCTCTTCGATTGCGAGGACAAGGTGCCCGGCTTGAGCGATCTGAATGAGAAGATCTCGGAGATTTCGGGCGGGAGTGGCAGCAGCGAGCACGAGGTTCGGGACTTCTTCAAGAACTTCGGTTGCCACATCAAGGAGGGGGCGAAGAAGCTGGGCGCGAAGGCCAAGGATCTGGGCACCGAGCTGAAGGAGGGCGCCCAAAAGCTGGGCGAGAAAGCCAAGGTCCTGGGCAGCGACATCAAGGAGCGCTTCGACGGCTTCCGCGAGAAGCTCTCCAAGGACTCCGTCGAGGAGATGAGCAAAGACCGCGGCTTCCTCGCCAACGTCGAGGTCATAAACCCGGACATCCTCAAAGGCGAACAGCAATGCGGCCACGGCCACATCCTCGACGCCTTGGGCAACTGCAGCAAATTGAGGAAGTAG
- the LOC108165243 gene encoding uncharacterized protein LOC108165243 isoform X1 — MNRSLAIILLVIIGCGSLELLEARSVPLPDEPHRRYVRRRVARYDPDLDIVEVKNVYFVRRPKKVVTHPISEEEMDRRMRCDFEPQRSECQDLGAIPAPQAPSTTPISGDSMDRRIRCDFDPTADDCGYPFPGKTAATGTQPPPRSTTRATTTTRSTTPATTTTSRTTLATTTTTTDLPLLPELTDPEEVEEVVEEQTTTEADYHLPEEDDDYMDGDEKGDDDTGTNADADEGATDVPDEEDDFDTDPDDGNIGPFDDESVWNSR, encoded by the exons ATGAATAGATCCCTGGCCATCATCCTCTTGGTGATAATTGGCTGCGGCAGCCTGGAGCTGCTTGAGGCCCGCTCCGTCCCACTGCCGGACGAGCCCCACAGGCGATACGTGCGCCGACGGGTGGCACGCTACGACCCCGATCTGGATATTGTCGAGGTGAAGAACGTGTACTTCGTGCGGCGGCCCAAGAAGGTGGTGACACACCCAATCAGCGAAGAGGAGATGGATAGGCGCATGCGTTGCGACTTCGAGCCCCAACGCAGTGAAT GCCAGGACCTCGGCGCGATTCCAGCACCGCAAGCGCCCTCCACGACACCGATCAGCGGTGACTCCATGGATCGGCGGATCCGCTGCGACTTTGACCCCACAGCAGATGATT GCGGTTACCCTTTTCCAGGCAAGACAGCAGCGACTGGCACACAGCCACCGCCACGAAGCACCACACGTGCCACCACCACAACGAGAAGCACCACACCAGCCACCACCACAACGAGCAGAACCACACTAGCCACCACCACAACCACCACGGATTTGCCACTACTGCCCGAGCTGACGGATCCcgaggaggtggaggaggtgGTGGAGGAGCAGACGACCACAGAGGCTGACTACCATCTTCCCGAAGAGGATGACGACTATATGGATGGAGACGAAAAGGGCGATGACGACACGGGCACCAATGCGGATGCGGACGAAGGCGCCACAGACGTCCCGGATGAGGAGGACGACTTCGACACTGATCCAGACGATGGCAATATTGGGCCTTTCGATGACGAAAGCGTTTGGAATTCACGCTAA
- the LOC108165243 gene encoding uncharacterized protein LOC108165243 isoform X2, with amino-acid sequence MNRSLAIILLVIIGCGSLELLEARSVPLPDEPHRRYVRRRVARYDPDLDIVEVKNVYFVRRPKKVVTHPISEEEMDRRMRCDFEPQRSECQDLGAIPAPQAPSTTPISGDSMDRRIRCDFDPTADDCKTAATGTQPPPRSTTRATTTTRSTTPATTTTSRTTLATTTTTTDLPLLPELTDPEEVEEVVEEQTTTEADYHLPEEDDDYMDGDEKGDDDTGTNADADEGATDVPDEEDDFDTDPDDGNIGPFDDESVWNSR; translated from the exons ATGAATAGATCCCTGGCCATCATCCTCTTGGTGATAATTGGCTGCGGCAGCCTGGAGCTGCTTGAGGCCCGCTCCGTCCCACTGCCGGACGAGCCCCACAGGCGATACGTGCGCCGACGGGTGGCACGCTACGACCCCGATCTGGATATTGTCGAGGTGAAGAACGTGTACTTCGTGCGGCGGCCCAAGAAGGTGGTGACACACCCAATCAGCGAAGAGGAGATGGATAGGCGCATGCGTTGCGACTTCGAGCCCCAACGCAGTGAAT GCCAGGACCTCGGCGCGATTCCAGCACCGCAAGCGCCCTCCACGACACCGATCAGCGGTGACTCCATGGATCGGCGGATCCGCTGCGACTTTGACCCCACAGCAGATGATT GCAAGACAGCAGCGACTGGCACACAGCCACCGCCACGAAGCACCACACGTGCCACCACCACAACGAGAAGCACCACACCAGCCACCACCACAACGAGCAGAACCACACTAGCCACCACCACAACCACCACGGATTTGCCACTACTGCCCGAGCTGACGGATCCcgaggaggtggaggaggtgGTGGAGGAGCAGACGACCACAGAGGCTGACTACCATCTTCCCGAAGAGGATGACGACTATATGGATGGAGACGAAAAGGGCGATGACGACACGGGCACCAATGCGGATGCGGACGAAGGCGCCACAGACGTCCCGGATGAGGAGGACGACTTCGACACTGATCCAGACGATGGCAATATTGGGCCTTTCGATGACGAAAGCGTTTGGAATTCACGCTAA
- the LOC108165126 gene encoding GRB10-interacting GYF protein 2 — protein MSQSQSPDEEQEQAEEADAGPLANLLSLQLRKPPHWNWELSTSRSCSNIALPRILLYDHTGALLVDAHSGSEQTYRSTDPPQGQRESQRIRRKRSATSNLSGCLARDFHGLHIAEATPSPSRSRSREHSHMGSGSCIEINTHELPNWEPGSGSGWGSGSGSSRRSSSLRGVRFLESPKPLVEQEEEVEVELPVYPTPPSTSTTTMTTTTANSSSSGPREKRRYRRSHSSILERFSLSRGRHSSPEYAQEQDVERAPRYYLRTSKAGTLVIREESFSRMRQRRRRPPKHSSSENILQERSESAQSAVQVTTRRRHQEAAAAAAAAISTSEEEEQREEKPRHSHGRQSRGRRTQRSCIKDVAQELITVDPDNCVYRAAPGATAR, from the exons atgtcccagtcccagtccccaGATGAGGAGCAGGAACAGGCAGAGGAGGCCGATGCCGGTCCGCTGGCAAATCTGCTCAGCCTCCAGTTACGCAAGCCCCCGCACTGGAACTGGGAGCTGAGCACCTCCCGCAGTTGCAGCAACATCGCCCTGCCACGCATCCTGCTGTACGACCACACGGGCGCCCTTCTAGTCGACGCCCACAGCGGCAGCGAGCAGACCTATCGATCCACCGATCCGCCACAGGGACAGCGAGAGTCGCAGAGGATCCGCCGCAAGAGGTCGGCCACATCGAATCTGAGCGGCTGCCTGGCACGCGACTTCCATGGCCTGCATATCGCCGAGGCCACGCCCAGTccgagcaggagcaggagccggGAGCATTCTCACATGGGCAGCGGAAGTTGCATTGAGATCAACACCCACGAGCTGCCCAACTGGGAGcccggcagtggcagtggctggggcagcggcagcggcagctccCGTCGCTCCAGCTCGCTGCGGGGCGTCCGATTCCTGGAGTCCCCCAAGCCGCTCGtcgagcaggaggaggaggtggaggtggagctACCCGTGTATCCAACGCCGCCGTCCACATCCACGACCACCATGACCACCACCACGGCGAACTCGTCGTCGTCAGGGCCGCGAGAGAAGCGGCGCTACCGGCGCTCCCACAGCTCCATTTTGGAGCGGTTCAGCCTCTCGCGTGGGCGCCACTCATCGCCGGAGTACGCCCAGGAGCAGGACGTGGAGAGGGCGCCGCGCTACTATCTGCGGACCAGCAAGGCGGGCACCCTGGTCATCCGGGAGGAGAGCTTCAGCCGGATGCGACAGCGCCGCCGCAGGCCGCCAAAGCACTCGTCCAGCGAGAACATCCTCCAGGAGCGTTCGGAGAGTGCCCAGAGTGCCGTGCAGGTCACGACACGGAGGCGCCATCaggaggcggcggcagcggcagcggctgcCATCTCCACCtctgaggaggaggagcagcggGAGGAGAAGCCCCGTCACAGCCACGGGCGACAGTCGCGCGGCAGACGAACGCAGCGCAGCTGCATCAAGGATGTGGCCCAGG AGCTCATCACGGTCGATCCCGATAATTGTGTCTATCGTGCGGCGCCGGGCGCCACAGCACGCTAG
- the LOC108151079 gene encoding uncharacterized protein LOC108151079 yields MALGRELGAQSNRGIWNEMRLLLLPAGVLVLLLFLLRLPLHGDGAGRVIYFNQLKENQTLQAGKNATDRLGKGMLFDVGRGNCHRGYMHDHHGRCRRIV; encoded by the exons ATGGCGCTCGGTCGCGAGTTGGGCGCTCAGTCCAATAGAGGCATTTGGAACGAGATGCGACTGCTACTGCTGCCGGCCGGGGTGCTCGTGCTCCTGCTGTTCCTGCTCCGACTGCCCCTGCACGGGGACGGAGCGGGTCGGGTGATATACTTTAACCAGCTGAAAGAGAACCAGACCCTCCAGGCGGGCAAGAATGCGACGGACAGGCTCGGCAAGGGCATGCTCTTCGATGTGGGACGGGGCAACTGCCATCGAGGGTACATGCACGATCATCATGGCCGCTGTCGGAGG ATTGTCTAG
- the LOC108165029 gene encoding uncharacterized protein LOC108165029, which produces MSLQRCNVHQLLLYSVCLLAVIVFCAPAGSESRRVIFLAPNGIHRGQILATHGMEKPCPQCHMHDHRGNCRRIISYNADGVRC; this is translated from the exons ATGTCGCTGCAACGCTGCAACGTCCATCAGCTGCTCCTGTATTCGGTCTGCCTGCTCGCGGTGATCGTGTTTTGTGCCCCGGCGGGTAGCGAGTCGCGTCGCGTGATCTTCTTGGCCCCCAATGGCATCCATCGCGGACAGATCTTGGCCACGCATGGCATGGAGAAGCCCTGCCCGCAGTGTCATATGCACGATCATCGCGGCAATTGTCGTCGCATCATTTCGTACAATGCAG ATGGCGTGCGCTGCTGA